The genomic stretch ATAATAAGGGCATTCTTAACAGATGCAAAAGACATATTAAACAAACCAATATATTTACTAATAGACGAATACGATCATTTTGCAAATGAACTATTGAGTTTTAATCTTGAATTATTCAAAGATAGCGTAACAAAACATGGGTTTGTAAGGAAATTCTATGAAGAAATAAAAAAAGGAACAGAAACAATAATAGAAAGACTGTTTATGACAGGTGTGAGTCCAATAATGTTAGACTCATTAACCAGTGGATTTAACATAACTAAAAACAAAACCATAGACATAAAATTCAACGAGATGCTTGGATTCAAAGAAGAAGAAGTAAAAGAATTACTAGAATATTATGACATATATTCAGAAGAACTATTAAAAGAAATGCAAGAAAATTATAATGGATATATATTCAACATAAATGCAAAAGAAAAAGTATATAATCCTGATATGGTTTTTTATTTTATAACAGAATATTTTTCAGAAAAAAGACCACCAGAAAAAATAATAGATGACAATATAATGAGTGATTACAAAAAAGTACAGAATTTATTCAGTCTTGGTGAATTACTTGGTGTAAAAATAGAAAAAGAAAATCAAAAAGAATTAACAGAAAAAGAAAAGCAAGAAGCAAAAGAAAGTCCAAAAAAAATAATAGGGAAATTATTAAACGAAATACTATTAACAGGAAGAACAATATTACCAGAACTCACAACAATGTTCAACCCAGGAAAAAGGATAGAAATAAAAGATATAAAATCACTATTATTCTATCTAGGGATTATGACATTTGAAAAAGAAGGATTAAGAACATATCTAAAAATACCAAATTACTCAATGAAAAAAATATTCTCAGAATACTTCACAGAATACTTAGAAGAAAGGCTAACAGAATATATAGACACAGACGAAATAGAAAATGCAATAATAACAATATTAGAAGATGGAAAAATAGAACCATTTGCCAAAGAAATAGAAAACTTATTAAGTAAAATGGACAACAGAATATTCATGGGATTAGACGAAAAATACATAAAAGCAATAATGTATAGTTATCTAATATTAACGCCATACGCAATG from Marinitoga hydrogenitolerans DSM 16785 encodes the following:
- a CDS encoding AAA family ATPase; translation: MRKKIPYGEQNFERVIMQNYYYIDRTQYIEKLELLNEKNIVFLRPRKFGKTLFLDTLSKYYDINYAEKFEKLFKDLYIGKNPTPLKNSYYILKMNFSGIQTENKEKLINSFKNNVISSLDDFNNRYKTKLKIEKEYTEPADIIRAFLTDAKDILNKPIYLLIDEYDHFANELLSFNLELFKDSVTKHGFVRKFYEEIKKGTETIIERLFMTGVSPIMLDSLTSGFNITKNKTIDIKFNEMLGFKEEEVKELLEYYDIYSEELLKEMQENYNGYIFNINAKEKVYNPDMVFYFITEYFSEKRPPEKIIDDNIMSDYKKVQNLFSLGELLGVKIEKENQKELTEKEKQEAKESPKKIIGKLLNEILLTGRTILPELTTMFNPGKRIEIKDIKSLLFYLGIMTFEKEGLRTYLKIPNYSMKKIFSEYFTEYLEERLTEYIDTDEIENAIITILEDGKIEPFAKEIENLLSKMDNRIFMGLDEKYIKAIMYSYLILTPYAMVKMEYPVENGYIDIAMFKRYEEVPYEAIIEVKYIKQKEYTEEKLKRKIKEAKEQIEKYKKSYELNSKNETMKKFIIVFVGKEAKYVEEVKEVNTVNKRDK